The Arachis hypogaea cultivar Tifrunner chromosome 14, arahy.Tifrunner.gnm2.J5K5, whole genome shotgun sequence genome has a segment encoding these proteins:
- the LOC140178823 gene encoding uncharacterized protein, protein MPNVPNNRRIEQQRCVGTRATDREWQWLDDMIQDDRSGDDGVGHADHRVRRGRPQRQGGSSGVASGGPSDRPAEHAGAETQEIPLTHVSSSQIYHEIHGQMYDDLAGPTFTMDMDHEVGSSRFYSDFVDLIRDDDPPYFQQQTPQDQVPETQLQMDVAYGYYPDMEDM, encoded by the coding sequence ATGCCAAACGTGCCAAATAACAGGCGCATTGAGCAGCAACGATGCGTTGGTACCCGGGCTACAGACCGGGAGTGGCAATGGCTGGATGACATGATTCAAGATGACAGATCTGGTGACGACGGAGTCGGACATGCCGATCATCGTGTCCGGCGTGGCCGTCCTCAGCGTCAGGGTGGTTCATCAGGGGTCGCATCTGGTGGTCCTAGTGATAGACCCGCTGAGCATGCAGGGGCGGAGACCCAGGAGATTCCTCTTACACATGTTTCGAGCTCCCAGATATACCATGAGATCCATGGCCAGATGTATGATGACTTGGCGGGTCCGACTTTCACGATGGATATGGACCACGAGGTTGGGAGTTCACGGTTCTATTCCGACTTTGTAGATCTCATCCGGGATGACGACCCTCCGTATTTTCAGCAGCAGACCCCACAGGATCAGGTGCCTGAGACCCAGCTCCAGATGGACGTTGCGTATGGGTACTACCCAGATATGGAGGATATGTAG